The Anopheles gambiae chromosome 2, idAnoGambNW_F1_1, whole genome shotgun sequence genomic sequence GAAGCACATCTTCACAGGGTTGTACGGTGCCTTCAAGAAACATTCacgatggaaaacaaacacatttgtgGCTGCTTATTCGAAACTGTTCAAGTGGCAAGACACGCCGCACGGATTTACACTACTCGCAACACAACGCATACACTCTTCCTGCTTCTCGTGCTGTTGGTGCGTATAGCGGTGTGGTTGCAGAAACCGCAGGCACACCACCCATCACCACAGACGCATTTTTCAACCAGCACCACGGGCTATGCTTTTCCCAGAAACGGAAAACCTTGTGTGCAAACCTTGAACATCATCTAGGGCGCACACActgcacagcaacaacaactcttctgcacacacacgcacacacgcgcgcgcccgctAGGGCTTAGGTGAGGATGCGTTGATGCAATTGTACGGTCACACAGTACAACAGAACCACGCCACATTCAAGTGCAGCCAAAGCACCATTTTACGTTCACCACGCACACGGGAGATTCACGCTCGTTACGTACAGTCGACCGTTTCGCGATTAACTTCCGTCTCCATGTATCTCACCACACAGCAGAAGGACGGCAAAAATATGAGCCTCTTCTTGTTTTGTGCTTTCGGACAGACACTTTCTTTCCGTACTTCAAAACTGTTTCGATCGCGCCCAGGTGACAGCTGATTCCACCATTCGACAACGAGCTATTAACAAGACGTTAATAAGGTCTATTTTGGAAACCGTTTGaacgtgttttgttgttttcgaaAGGTAAAATGAACAACTTTGCAGTAATTAAACCAAAATAGGTCGGAGTACTTCAATTTACCTTCCAAAACATACaatattttaaagaaaatgtttCGTTATTGCATTCGCTGTTTTGGGCTTGCCGTTTGTAGCGCCTGGGtattttactgttttgctttttttacttcCCGCACTGACATTCAAGAAGCTGTCAGTTGCAGCGCGCACATTTTACGATCGCGTGGATGACATGTTTGCTTACGGAAAAGAACTACAATCGTTTGCTACGGgttttagcttttgttttaaacGCGGAATTTGCCTAATAGTTAAGCGAAATTAAATACAGGAAGAAATACACGGACTTGCTTAATTATCTTGCAACGCTAACAACTTCACTTCACATTGCGCAAGCAGCAAATAATCACTGCGGAAGATGGTATACCGTATCAACCAACCATTTCCACAAGAATTAGAAAATGCAGTATCAGTAACGATTTATCGATTTAGATTCATGATCTACGAGGTCGATACCTTGTAACCATTTCCTCAATGGTGATCACACCGGAATCAATTGCTTGCACATGGATAAATCATTGATATTATTATCACTCGCGTTCGCTATCATCAATAAATTCATTATGTCTGACATATTCGCAGCATCCGGCATCGAATACACACATGCGGAATGTAGATATAAAAGCCAGGTGCCGGTAGGTCTATTGTTACACAATCTTCCATGCGCCGCCAATGCTTATTCGCTATCACCTACCTTCGCCGGCGATAGACTTTGTCAGATTGAATGTTTGCCGCAGAAAATTCATTGCTCTGAAAGgataaccaaacaaaacattagaATACCATCCCACTCATGCTCTGATAGGTCACAGTACCGTCCTAGATTAATGGTTTCAGTCAGCGATGCGGATAATTTTCACCTGTTTTTCTCACATGCACCCACCGCAAACAcactcttttgttttgataaatatGGCCAAGAAATAAACTCGCCAACCGGGCGTATAGACGCAGACGGCTCGATGTTCGAAATTGACAAAAACTGATTTCGAATCAAACAGCCCGAAATGAGGAAGTGCTCTAGAAATGGAATTTGATTTCTACAGACAGTGGataatttttgcttttttgatgAACATGATCGTTATCAAGCGATAACACTAAAATATCGTCAACCGCACTACATGGTTGTCTATGTGATTTGACAACTCAATTAACCTCATCAAAATGCTTTCCCGTAGTTCCCAAAATCCTTGAACTTAAACATAATCctaaaccatcatcatcgtaaaAGTCTATAGAAACACTAAATTGTTTTATCGGAAGCTTCATttaagaaaatttaaaaatacgttGGTTTAATGTAGTAATACTTGCGATGTAGAAGATAGTTAGACAATTTGGACAATTTGGACAAATCATTCATGAATGGTTGAATGTttcgcagtttttttttttttgggattacaattgtaaaaaaacacaaaaggatGTTTGCACCTAGCGCTGGAATATGCTCTCACGCATGGTCAATCGAACCGAGAACCGTATCCTTGTTTGAAACGATAGGAGTAAATAGCgtattacaaaaaaagaaccaatTGCTACCTCTTTTGCGCAGACGATAGGATATCGTCGTCCTGACACGAACCTTTTACGAAGGGGATTGCGTTTTAGAGCTCGCGACACTCGCAGGATCCACGGACGCCCTGCACGTCCTGCTCGTACGTGCGCAAGGATATGTGGCggataaaagagaaaaacCTATATGCGCACCGACGTGCCGACGAGAAACTGCCAAGTGGAATCACGAACCCTCGAACTCGAAGGTGCAGCGCAACCCTGCAGGCCAGCTTCTGCTCAATTGTATTTCGGCAGTCCTCCGTGTGCGTGGTGTGcgtcgctcgctcgctcttggctctttttttctatcggtcaaccactaccaccatcccCATACTACGCCGCATCATCACACATCCGTGCGCGCATCCGTATTGATTGCGCAAATAGCGAGGTTTGTAAAAGCAGTGTGCAGCAAGAGTGAAGGAGAACGGAGCACACAGTAAAGTGTACTCCCGCAATACACACgccacacatacatacacagaaacacacacacacacacacacagtgagcGATTGTGTTCGAATAGTTTGTAGCCGTGTGTGCATAGCGCGGcagtttgcagcagcagcatagaATTGGTCATCTCGTTTGTGTAGGTTTAACGAAGGCATAATTCACCCGTACACCGCACGCGTGTGCAGCAACGGGGCTTTAAAGCGTTTGCGTTTGTTGGAGCAAAGTGACGTTTGTGAGCTAATCGTGATCAGAAAAAGGAATAATTTCTCGCTACAAAGTATCGCCTGACTTAGAGCATCAAAGCGCATAGGGGCAAATAGGCAGCACCAAGCAGTACCAacacaccatcagcagcaaagTACGTGTACGAGTGTGCGTTgcgtgtgactgtgtgtgtgtatcgtgtGTGAAGTAATAGCTGATCGTAGTGTTGGTGCGCTTGGGAATAGTGCGTGCAGTTGACGCGTGTGTCGCGCGAGTATAGAAGAGCGAGAAGCACGGCGAATGGGTGTGATCTCTCGCTCGTCGGAAGGAAGTGAATGTTCTAATCCCATTTGGCAAAGCGAATAGGCAAGATAGCAGAAGTGAGGTACAGAGCGAATGAGAGAGGCAGATAGCAAGCATCCGTCGccgcgtttgtgtgttggtttttccTCCTCTCTGGCAGCAGCCATTTTTTTTACCACCCTACTACTCTACCCTACAGGGCAgccagaagcagcagcagcagcagcagcagcagacatcGAAACACGCTCGAAGGGGGGTGAGGAAAGTTGTGTTCTGTCAGCTTGAGCATTCTTCGCTGCCATCACACACATTTGTTCCGTGCGTTCGGCGCTGGCAGTACCCCGTgtcccgtgtgtttgtgtcccgGTCATCGGTCGGTGGCCGTCCGTCCtgcgtgtgtgcaaagtgCAAAAACCGccccaaaaacagtgaaatagtGTGCCACCGAACTGAAGCGGTGCGAATTAGTGGTGAagtgttttcccttttcccgtGTGGCCCATCACGAAAGAACACGCGCGTGTCGTCTTCTAAACACCGTCGTCgtgtcgctctctctctcacacatacacatacagacacgacGTATCGTACAAACGCACAGCTCGGCTAGGCCAACAAACCTTCTAAGGAGgtgtgtaacgggttttctttTAACGCtaatctcgctctctctggtCTGTTAGCCcacacccaacacacacacacacccctggTTAGCTCCCGTGCGCTTGGCCGCGGGACCTCTTGAAACAGCCTCAAAATTACGACCGTAAACATGACGAACAAGGTGCTGGCGGCGGTGCAGGACCtccagaagcagcagcagcaacagcagcagcaacaacagcagcagcagcagcaacagcagcaacagcagcagcagcagaatggcgcaaacggtggcggtggtggtggtggtggtgaagcaGGCCAAACGGTGGCCGGCGGTGCGGCGGGCGGCGGTGGCCAAAGCTCGGACAACAACTCGCGCACCAACCTGATCGTGAACTATCTGCCACAGACAATGACGGAGGAAGAGATCCGGTCGCTGTTCTCGAGCGTCGGCGAGGTGGAAAGCGTGAAGCTGGTGCGCGACAAGAACGTCATCTACCCGGGGCAGCCGAAGGGGCAGAGCCTCGGGTACGGCTTCGTCAACTACCACCGGCCGCAGGATGCCGAGCAGGCGGTGAACGTGCTGAACGGGCTGCGGTTACAGAACAAGGTGCTGAAGGTGTCGTTCGCCCGGCCCAGCTCGGAGGGCATCAAGGGTGCGAACCTGTACATCTCCGGCCTGCCGAAGACGATCACGCAGGAGGAGCTGGAGACGATCTTCCGGCCGTACGGCGAGATCATCACGTCGCGCGTCCTCATCCAGGACGGCAACGACAAGCCGAAGGGCGTCGGCTTCATCCGGTTCGATCAGCGCAAGGAGGCGGAGCGGGCGATCCAGGCGCTGAACGGTACCACGCCGAAGGGGCTGACCGATCCGATCACGGTCAAGTTCTCGAACACGCCGGGCCAGAATGCGGCGGCCAAGGTGGTGCAGCCGGCCCTGCCCGCCTTCCTGAACCCGCAGCTGACGCGCCGGCTCGGCGCGATTCACCATCCGATCAACAAGGGGCTGGCCCGGTTTTCGCCCATGGGCGGGGAGGTGCTGGACATGATGCTGCCCGCCGCACCCGCCAACGGCTTGAACGTGGCCCCGTCCGGTGGCTGGAGCATATTCATCTACAATCTCGCACCGGAGACGGAAGAAAACACGCTGTGGCAGCTGTTCGGCCCGTTCGGTGCGGTGCAGAACGTGAAGGTCATCAAGGATGCGGCCACGAACCAGTGCAAGGGGTACGGGTTCGTGACGATGACCAACTACGAGGAGGCGATGCTGGCCATCCGGTCCCTCAACGGCTACACGCTCGGTCAGCGCGTCCTGCAAGTCAGCTTCAAGACCAACAAGTCAAAGTAAATTGAttctcctttctctctctctctctctctctattcgTTACATTTCCACAAACAAGCGAAAAATACTCCATTCCCCTTCCCAATGCTCCTTTTCCGCGCTACGCCTCTTTGGCCCGAAAGGGCAATTGGATCCATACGACACTCACAATTGTGCACTGAATTATTCAGCTGCTTGTTGCCGTCTGACGAGAGGCCGTGGTACGCCGAGCCTTTTTACCCACCTGCTCGCTCTTTCTAGCTCAAGTCTATGCCGCTCCACCGCTCCACTTATTTCCCGCTTTTGCTAACTCCTATTTGCACTTGCTCCTGAGctgaacagcaaaaaaaaactagaaccTTTTATAGTGTCGCTTGCTTGGATCCCTCCATAACTGTCAGTTTGACATGATATATTAAACTGACCGTTCGGTGGCAGCAATGTTTGCCCAATTGCTCCTTTTTATCgggagaaagcaaaaaaaaaaagttcaaaagAGAGCATTACATTCGGTTCAATCTTATCGGGGCGATCAACACCAGCCGCTTCTGCTACTTACTGCTGGGCGTTTGATTCTGTCATCAATATTTCCCTGCATCTTTTACTACTCCACACAGCTCCGCTTTACTGTTCCCGCTGCTTCTAGTCCTCTTCCACCCAATCAGACacaacctcacacacacatacacaaaaacgcTTCTCGCTCGTCGTCCCATTCAATTTCATCTAATTTAGTGCAATTTCGCCCACCCTCCCTCGGGTGGCACGTCAGCACACCGTGCTCTTTGGCTCGCTCCGAGCGAGCGCCTTTGCTATTACCCCCGAGCCCCCACCCCGCTGCTGCCCCCGGAGTGTGAATCCGCGTGTCatgtaaatataataaatccAACGTTCCTTCCTTGCTTGCTCCACGATCAATTTCAGCGGCGGCCATATGGGTGAAAACTAAAACGGGGGGCACAGCCGTTGAAGAAACGAACACCCAGAAGCCATATACT encodes the following:
- the LOC1281239 gene encoding protein elav isoform X1 codes for the protein MTNKVLAAVQDLQKQQQQQQQQQQQQQQQQQQQQQQQNGANGGGGGGGGEAGQTVAGGAAGGGGQSSDNNSRTNLIVNYLPQTMTEEEIRSLFSSVGEVESVKLVRDKNVIYPGQPKGQSLGYGFVNYHRPQDAEQAVNVLNGLRLQNKVLKVSFARPSSEGIKGANLYISGLPKTITQEELETIFRPYGEIITSRVLIQDGNDKPKGVGFIRFDQRKEAERAIQALNGTTPKGLTDPITVKFSNTPGQNAAAKVVQPALPAFLNPQLTRRLGAIHHPINKGLARFSPMGGEVLDMMLPAAPANGLNVAPSGGWSIFIYNLAPETEENTLWQLFGPFGAVQNVKVIKDAATNQCKGYGFVTMTNYEEAMLAIRSLNGYTLGQRVLQVSFKTNKSNGGHMGEN
- the LOC1281239 gene encoding protein elav isoform X2, producing the protein MTNKVLAAVQDLQKQQQQQQQQQQQQQQQQQQQQQQQNGANGGGGGGGGEAGQTVAGGAAGGGGQSSDNNSRTNLIVNYLPQTMTEEEIRSLFSSVGEVESVKLVRDKNVIYPGQPKGQSLGYGFVNYHRPQDAEQAVNVLNGLRLQNKVLKVSFARPSSEGIKGANLYISGLPKTITQEELETIFRPYGEIITSRVLIQDGNDKPKGVGFIRFDQRKEAERAIQALNGTTPKGLTDPITVKFSNTPGQNAAAKVVQPALPAFLNPQLTRRLGAIHHPINKGLARFSPMGGEVLDMMLPAAPANGLNVAPSGGWSIFIYNLAPETEENTLWQLFGPFGAVQNVKVIKDAATNQCKGYGFVTMTNYEEAMLAIRSLNGYTLGQRVLQVSFKTNKSNMQH
- the LOC1281239 gene encoding protein elav isoform X3, translated to MTNKVLAAVQDLQKQQQQQQQQQQQQQQQQQQQQQQQNGANGGGGGGGGEAGQTVAGGAAGGGGQSSDNNSRTNLIVNYLPQTMTEEEIRSLFSSVGEVESVKLVRDKNVIYPGQPKGQSLGYGFVNYHRPQDAEQAVNVLNGLRLQNKVLKVSFARPSSEGIKGANLYISGLPKTITQEELETIFRPYGEIITSRVLIQDGNDKPKGVGFIRFDQRKEAERAIQALNGTTPKGLTDPITVKFSNTPGQNAAAKVVQPALPAFLNPQLTRRLGAIHHPINKGLARFSPMGGEVLDMMLPAAPANGLNVAPSGGWSIFIYNLAPETEENTLWQLFGPFGAVQNVKVIKDAATNQCKGYGFVTMTNYEEAMLAIRSLNGYTLGQRVLQVSFKTNKSK